ATCACTTTCGAAGCGGCTCCGCAGAATGAGCCATTCTTGGGAGGAGCACCGATCATGCACATCGGCACCGTCGATTCATCGGCATTCTCCGGCGGCGCGACCGCGCTGCGGCTGCGCTGATCAGCACGCGTAAGCTCAGCCATGGTCCAGATCGGCTTCAACCTGTTGACGGTCGGCGGCTTCATCGACGAGGCGCATCTGCCCTTGTGCGAGCGCATCCGCGAGATCGGCTATGATGGCGTCGAGATTCCCGTGTTCGAGGGCGATGTCGGCCATTACGAACGGCTCGGCCGCCGGCTCGATGCGATCGGCCTTGCGCGCACCATCGTCACCATCGTCGCCGAGGACAGCAACCCGCTCTCGCCCGATCCGGCCATCCGCCAGAAGGCTCGCGAACGGCATCGCTGGGCAGTCGACTGCGCCGCGGCGCTCGGCGCCAGCGTCATCGCCGGCCCCTATCACTCGCCGGTCGGCGTCTTCACCGGCGAAGGGCCGCGCGAGGACGAGCTCGCTCATCTCGCCGAGGCACTGCACGCCATGGCGGACGATGCCGGCGAGGCCGGGATCGCGCTTTCGCTGGAGGCGATCAACCGCTTCGAATGCTACGCGCTGAACACGATGGAGGCTGCGAGCGCGCTGAAGGCGAAGATCGCGCATCCGAACTTCGGCTACATGTACGACACCTTCCACGCCAACATCGAGGAACGCGATCCGGTCGGCGCCTACGCGCGCTACGCTCCCGAGATCAACCACATCCATCTCTCGGAGAACGATCGCGGCATCGTCG
This genomic interval from Bosea sp. 29B contains the following:
- a CDS encoding sugar phosphate isomerase/epimerase; the encoded protein is MVQIGFNLLTVGGFIDEAHLPLCERIREIGYDGVEIPVFEGDVGHYERLGRRLDAIGLARTIVTIVAEDSNPLSPDPAIRQKARERHRWAVDCAAALGASVIAGPYHSPVGVFTGEGPREDELAHLAEALHAMADDAGEAGIALSLEAINRFECYALNTMEAASALKAKIAHPNFGYMYDTFHANIEERDPVGAYARYAPEINHIHLSENDRGIVGRGHVPWSETFRAIRATGYDGWLTVEAFGRALPSLAAATRVWRDLFPDLDTLLTESHDFIRRGWAQAGAA